The following nucleotide sequence is from Sphingomonas swuensis.
GGGCACTGGACGTTAACCTTCCCGCGCCTAGACTTGCGGCATGGGACAACTCCTCTCCTTCGAGGATCATGCACTCGCCCGCCTCCGCGCGCGCGCCGAGGCGGCCGAGGAAGCGCGCGAGGACCTGCTCGCCTTTGCTCGCGGGCAGAGCGGGGCCGTCGCGGCCATCCACCAGGCGGTATTGGCCGGGATGGAGGCATCCAGCTTCGAGCATCTGCTGCACATCGTGGTGCAGGAATGGCCGCTGATTCTCGGGCTTGATGCGGTCGCGCTCGGGCTGATCGTCGGCAAGCGCGGCTTCCGGGTCGACAGCAGCGGGGTGCAGCATACCGAGGCGGCGCTGCTCCGGCAGTGGCTCGCCGCTGCAGAGCCCGTCGAGCTTCGCACCGTGATCCGCGGTCATGCCCTGTTCGGACCGGCCTGCGACCTCATTCGCGCGGAAGCCCTGGTACGCCTGCCCGATGCGCTGCCCGAGACCCTGCTCCTGCTCGGCCAGCGCGAGGAGCAGCCACTCGACGCGCGTCACGGGTCCGAACTGCTGCTGTTCCTCGGCGCGGCGCTTGGCGCTATGCTCCGCCGGTGGACGCTGATCGACTGACCGAGACGCGGGCGCTTGCCGTCCGCTTCGACCAAGTGCTTCGGCTCGATCGGCGGCGCAGCCCGCACACCGCACGCGCCTACGTCGCCACCGCGCATCGCCTGATCGACTTCCTTTCCGGCTACCATGGCGAACCGCCGAGCCCGTCTTCGCTGCTCGCCCTGCCGCCCGCCGATCTTCGGGCCTTCCTGGCAGCCCGGAGAGGCGAGGGGCTCGGTCCCGCGGCCGCAGCGCGCGAGATGTCCGCCGCCCGTGCCTTCCTGCGCTTTGCCGCCGAGCAGCAGGGGGAGATTCCGGCCCTGCCCAAGGTCCGGGCTCCCAAGCGCCCACGAACCCTCCCACGTCCCGCGGCGCCCGCCGACGCGGTCGCACTCGCCGAGGAGACCGGGGCGATGGCACGGTCAGAGTGGATCGCCGCTCGCGATACCGCGCTGCTGCTCCTACTCTACGGATCGGGCCTGCGGATTTCCGAAGCCTTGGCCCTGCCCGCCAGCGTCCATCCGCTCGGCGGGACCGTTCGCGTTCTGGGCAAGCGCGGCAAGACGCGCGTGGTGCCGGTCCTTCCGCTCGTCGCCGCGGCCGTCACCGATTATGTCCGGCTCTGTCCGTGGCCGCTGGAGCGCGACCTGCCGCTGTTCCGCGGCGCCAAGGGCGGACCGCTCAGCGCCGACGTGGTCCGCCGGGCGGTGGCGCTGGCGCGGCGCCAGCTCGGGCTTGACGACCGGCTGACGCCACATGCGCTTCGCCACAGCTTCGCGACTCATCTGCTCGCCGGGGGCGCCGACCTGCGCACGCTTCAGGAATTGCTCGGGCATGCGAGCCTGTCATCGACCCAGATCTACACGGCGGTGGACGCCGCGCATCTGCTCGACGTCTACCGGACCGCGCATCCGCGAGCGTGATCGGGGTCGTCGAGACGGCGACACTGTGTGGGGATTCAGGACCAGCCGCCTCGACAGTCCCGGACTGAAGGGGAGGGGCTTAACGGGGCGCTAAACAGCCGAATTGGTCCGAATGGCCCTCAGCCAAACGGCCGAAAGCTCATCCATTTCGGATCACTCATCCGGCTGGAAGCGGATCACCCGCCAGACATAGCCGACCAGCAGCACGACCAGGATGGCGTTGCTGACGGGCCCGAGCCACTCGTCGACCTCGGTGAACTGACCGCGCAGTTCGTAGCCCGCAAAGGCGAGGGCGGCGGTCCAGCCGGCCGTGCCGATGGTCGAGGCGATGCAGAAGGTCTTGAACCGCATCTTGAGCAGCCCGGCCGGAACCGAGACGAGGCTCCGAACCGTCGGGAGCATGCGCCCGAGAAAGACGAAGAAGGTGCCGTTCGCCTTGAACCAGCGCTCGGCTCGCTCGACCTCCTCCCAGTTCATGGTGACCCAGCGACCGTAGCGGTCGATCAGCGGCTTCAGGCGAATGATCCCGAGGGCGCGGGCGGCAAGGTACCAGACGATGTTGCCGAGCATCGCGCCGGCAGTCCCGCTGGCGATCACGCCGCCAAGGCTCATGCTGCCCTTGGCCGCGGCAACGCCCGCAACCGGCATGATCACCTCCGAGGGGATCGGCGGGAAGACCGTTTCGAGGAACATCAGGAACCCGACCGCAAGGTAGCCGGACTGCTCGATCATGCGGATGACCCAGTCACCCACGGGTGTTAGCTTCCCTGGCGAGCTTGGCCTCGATCGCGTCCCAGATGAGCGAGGCGCTGTCGATCCCGTCGAAGCGGTCGAGCGCCACCAGCCCGGTCGGCGAGGTCACGTTGATCTCGGTCAGCATGCCGCCGATCACGTCGATCCCGACGAATAGCAGGCCGCGCGCCTTGAGCTCGGGGCCGAGCGCGGCGCAGATCTCGCGCTCGCGGGCGCTGAGCTCGGTGCGGTGAGCGGTCCCGCCCGCCGCGAGGTTCGATCGGATCTCGCCGTCGCCGGGCACCCGGTTGATGGCGCCGATCGGCTCGCCGTCGACGAGGATGATCCGCTTGTCGCCCTCGCTGACTGCCGGAAGGAAGGCCTGCGCGATGAAGGGCTCTTTCCATACATCCGAGAAGAGTTCGGCGAGCGCCTTGAGATTGCTGCCGTCGCGGCCGATCCGGAACACCGCCGCGCCGGCATTGCCATGCAGGGGCTTGAGGACGATCTCGCCGTGGCGCGCATGGAAAGCGGTCAGTTCGTCGAGGCTGCGTGTGATCAGCGTCGACGGCATGAAGCGCGCGAAGTCGAGCACGAACAGCTTTTCGGGCGCGCTCCGGACGTTGGCGGGATCGTTCACCACCAGCGTCCTGCCCTCCAGCCGCTCGAGCAAATGCGCCGCGGTAATATAAGCGATGTCGAACGGAGGATCCTGGCGCATGAGAACGACGTCGATGTCTTCGACCAAATCGATGACGACCGGCGGCTCGGCGGTGAAGTGGCCACCGTCCACCCGCTGCACCCGGATCGGAGTCGCAAGCACCCGCACCCGCCCATCCTCGTAGGTGAGGGCGTCGGCGGAGTAATGGAACAGGCTTGCTCCCCGTGCCTGCGCGGCAAGCATCAGCGCGAAGGTTGAGTCGCCGGCAATGTTGATGGATTCGAGCGGATCCATCTGGACCGCGACGCGCAGGGTCATGATTGCTCCCAGGGATGGCTGGCCCGCCCCTTAGTGGGATGCTCGGCTCCTGTCATCCGTTCCACACGTCGACCAGATGCCGCGGCCAGCGGCGCGGGACCATCAGGACGACGTCGATCCGGACGCTGTCCGCCTTGCCGAGGAATCGCGGCAACAGGAGATTGGCGGCATCGGCAACGCGGCGGAGCCGCTGCCGATCGAGCGCGATCTCGGCCTGCGCCATGCTGCTGCGGGCCTTGACCTCGACGAAGGCAAGGACCGAGCCGCGCCGGGCGATCAGGTCCACTTCGCCAAGCCTGGTCTTCACCCGTCGCCCGAGGATCGTCCAACCCTTGAGCCGCAGATACCATGCGGCGAGCGTCTCCGCCCGCCGTCCACGTTGTTCGGCCTGGGCGCGGTCAGGGCGCGACGGGCGTCTCCGGAAGAGGGCAGCGCAGGTAGAGGGTCGACTTCTTGTCGGGTCCGACTTCGCGCATCCGGTCCGCCGAGACTCGCTCCACCCGGCGCACTTCCTCTCCGGTCACCTGCTCCTCGTCGCCGCCACCCTCGGCGTAGGCGATCTGGTGCCGTTCGAGGGTCGTTCCGTCGAGCGACCAGCGGCCGGTCACCTCGCCCTGCAGATACTGGCCGTCGGCCTGGTAGAAGAGCGCCTGCCAGCTCGCGCAGCCTTCCATCTGCTCGCCCTTGTCGGTGTCGGCCACCCACAGGCCCTTGAGCCAGTCTGCCGACGGGGCTTTGACCGTAGCGCTTGCTGCGGCTCGACGGGGTGAGGATGCGGTCCGCGGACGGGTTGCAGGCGGCGCGGCGGCAAGGAGGAGTGCGGTGAGGATCATTTCGCAAGCTGTAACGCACGCTCGTAAACGAGTTTCCGTTTGATCCCAAGCTGCTGCGCCACTGTTGCAGCGGCGCGGCTGGGGCTCTCCGTGAGCATCGCCTGCCTGAGGGCTTCGTCGAGCTGGTCGGCACTCGCTGCCTCGGGCGGCGCCGGCGGAGCGATCACGATCACGATCTCTCCCCGGGGCGGGGCCTCCCCATAGCGCGCCGCCAATTGGCCTAAACTGCCGGTGCGGCATTCCTCGTGCATCTTGGTCAGCTCGCGGGCGACCGCCGCGTCGCGGTCGCCGAGACCGTCGGCAAGCGCCTTGAGCGAAGCCGCGAGGCGTGGGCCGCTCTCGTAGAGCACGAGGGTGGCCCTGACCGCCGCCACCTCTGCGATCGCGTCGGCCCGTGCCTTCTCCTTGGGTGGGAGAAAGCCCAGGAAGAGGAAGCGATCGGTCGGAAGACCCGCGAGCGTCAGAGCGGCGACGGCGGCGCAGGGACCGGGAATGGTGACGACCTCGTGTCCGGCTGCCCGGGCATCGCGCACGAGCTTGTAGCCCGGATCGCTGATGAGGGGCGTGCCTGCGTCGCTGACGAGAGCGATTGCTTCCTCGCCGAGGCGCGCGACGATCGCCGCCCGGTCGGCCTCGTCGCTGTGATCGTTGTAGGTCCGCATCGGCGGTCGCGGCTCAACCCCCGCGACCAGCCGCGCCGAGACCCTTTTGTCCTCCGCCAGGATCAGGCTGGCGCGCGCAAGCGTGTCGGCTGCACGTGGCGACAGATCGCCCAAGTTGCCGATCGGGGTGGCAACGATGTAGAGGCCAGGGCGCAGGGGCTCGGACATGCGTGGAGGCGTCATGGCAATCTCTTTCTCAGCGGCGCTGGGCAGGCGCCACCTTCTTGTCGCGACGCTCGCCGCCAGCCTGCTTGCCGGCTGCGCGACCCGTCCTGGTGGACGACCCGTCGCGCCCGGCGCTCCCAAGGTCAACCGGGTCGCGGTGCTGGTTCCGATGAGCGGGGGTGACGCGGTCGTCGGCCAGGCGCTCGGCAATGCCGCCAGACTGGCCTTGTTCGACAGCAAGAGCACGGCATTCGAGCTGAGCTTGTTCGATACTGCGGAGGCGGGAGCGGCCGTCGCGGCGTCGCGGGCCATCGCCGGCGGCAACGACCTCATTCTCGGCCCGTTGCTGTCGGAGGACGTGCGCCAGGTCACGCCGATTGCCCAGCGTGCCCGAGTCCCGGTGATCGCCTTCAGCAACGATGCGAGCGCCGCGGCGCCTGGCACCCATATCCTCGGCTTCACCCCCAATCAGGCGATCGAGCGCGTAGTCGCTCAGGCTGCCTCGTCCGGCGCACGGCGCTTCGCCGCGCTTGTTCCGACCAGCACCTACGGCCAGCGCTCGGCGCAGGCCTTCGCGGTGGCGGTCCAGCGGGCGGGAGGACAGGTCGTCGGTATCGAGACCTACGCGAGGTCCGAGGACGCCCGCGGCGCGGCCCGTCGTCTCGGCTCGCGACCCTATGACGCGGTTCTCGTTGCCGACTCGCCTCGTTCGGCGGCGCTTGCCGCTCCCGCCATTCGCTCGGGTGCGCGCATCCTCGGCACCGAATTGTGGGCCTCGGGCAACCCCGGCAGCACCGCTCGCCTGCGCGGCTCCTGGTATGCCGCTCCGACTCAGGGCCGCTGGAGCCAGTTCGTGCAGCGCTACCGGGCGCGCTACTCGAGCGCGGCGCCGCCACGGATCGCAAGCCTCGGCTATGATTCGGTGCTCCTCGCGGTCCGCGCCTCGCGCAACTGGCCGGTCGGGCGCCGCTTTCCGGTGGGTGCCATCGCCGACCGCGAGGGTTTTGCCGGAGTCGACGGGATCTTCCGCTTCCGGTCCGACAATGTCGCCCAGCGCGCCTTCGAGGTGCGCAGCGTGACCGCGACCGGATCAACCCTCGTCTCTCCGGCGCCCACCTCCTTCCCTTGAGGGACTAGCCAAGCGCAAAAACGTGAGTCATTCTTCCCCGGCAACAACTTACGGGGGGCCGAAAGATGTTCACGGGAGCGTTGATGGTGATGGCCGCCGCCGCGGCTCAGGCGGATGGATCGGTGCAGCGCAAGGCGTTCATCGCCTGCCTGCGGACAGCGGTGACCAAGGCACAGGACGAGAAGAAGACCGCCGCCGACTTCGAAGGCATGGCCCGCGCCGAGTGCGGTGCCCAGCTCAGCGCCTTCCGGGGGGCGCTGGTCAGCTTCGATATTCGCAACGGTCGTCCGCGCAAGCCCGCGGAGACTGACGCCGACAGCCAGATCGGCGACTATATCAGCAGCTATTCGGAACGCGTCACGCCGCCGAGCTGAGGATCCGCGACCAGCCCGAGGATGGTGTCGAGCAGCAGTCGGCCAGCCGGCGTCGTGCGGAGCCGTGCGCCGGCCCACTCCAGGTGACCGCTCGCGACCAGCCGTTCGACTGCCGCACGATCGAGCAGTTGTGACAGGCCGAAGCGGTCGGCGATCGCTTCCGGATCGATGCCTTCGGCGAGCCGCAGGCCCATGACCAGTGCCTCGTCGGCGGCCTCGATCGGCGACAGGGGCGCTTCCTCGACCATGCCGTGGCCATTGCGCGCCATGCCCGAAAGAAAGTTCTCGGGCTTGCGATGGCGAACGGTTCGCTCGCCGAGGCGTCGGCCGTGCGCGCCTGGACCCACGCCGACATAGTCGCCGTAGCGCCAGTAGGTGAGGTTGTGGCGGCTCTCCTCACCCGGCCGCGCGTGATTGCTGATCTCGTAGGCAGGCAGACCCTGGGCTTGAGTCAGCGCGGCGGTCAGCTCGAACAGGTCCGCGGCAGCGTCGCTGTCGAGCGGAGCGAGCTTGCCCGCGGCATGAAGCGCGGCGAAGCGCGTGCCCGGTTCGATCGTCAGCTGATAAAGCGAGAGATGGCCGGTCCCGAGCGAAAGCGCCCGGCCGAGCATCGAGCGCCATTCCTCGGCGCTTTGCCCCGGCAAGGCATAGATGAGGTCGAAGCTGACGCGGGCGAAGTGCCGCTGCGCGACGTCGAGTGCTGCCAATCCTTCGCGGGCAGAATGGGCACGGCCGAGGAAGCGCAGTGCATTGTCGTCGAGCGACTGGAGGCCGAGGCTCACCCGGTTGACTCCCGCAGCAGCGAGGTCGGCAAATCGCTCGGCCTCGACGGAGGACGGGTTGGCTTCGAGCGTGACTTCGAGCTCGTCGTCCACCTCCCAGTGCTTCTTCGCCGAAGCGATCAGTGCTTCGGCGGTGACCGGGTGCATCAGCGAGGGCGTGCCGCCGCCAAAGAAGATGCTGGTCAGCCGCCGTCCGGGCAGCAGAGCCGCCTCATGAGCAAGGTCGGCGAGCAGCGCATCGCGCCACGCATTCTGGTCGATGCTGTCGCGAACGTGGCTGTTGAAGTCGCAATAGGGGCATTTGCTGACGCAGAACGGCCAGTGGATGTAGAGCGCTAGGTCCGAAGCCATGCCACCAGTTGCTCGAACGCCTGGGCGCGATGGCTCATCGCATGCTTGGCCTCGGGCGCCATCTCGCCGAAGGTCAGTTCGTGGCCGTGAGGAACGAAGACCGGATCGTAGCCGAACCCGTTGTCGCCGCGCGGCGGCCAGACGAGGTGACCGAAGACCTTGCCCTCGAAGCTCTCGATCCGCCCGTCGGGCCAGGCGAGCGAGAGGGCGCAGGTGAAGTGCGCGTCGCGTCCCGCTTCCTCGCCGGCCGCCCGAAGCGCCGCTTCGACCTTTTCCATCGCGTGACCGAAGTCGCGTCGTCCGCTCTCGTCCTCGGCCCAGCGCGCCGAGTGGATCCCCGGCTGGCCGTTCAGCGCGTCGACGCTCAGCCCGCTGTCGTCGGACAAAGCGGGAAGGCCGCTGAGATCGGCCGCGGCCCGCGCCTTGAGCTCGGCATTGGCGACGAAGCTCGTCCCGGTCTCCTCGGGCTCGGGGAGGTCCAGTTCGGCCGCGCCGACACACTCGATCCCGAACGGCGCCACCAGCGCGCGGATCTCGCGCAGCTTGCCCTCATTGTGGGTCGCGATGACCAGCTTCGGGCCGACGGGGGTCACCGGCCGCAGGCCCTGCGCTGCGCCTCGAAGATCTCGCCGCAGCCGATGCGAGCCAGGCGGAGAAGGCGAAGGAGCCCCTCCTCGTCGAAGGTCGCGCCTTCAGCCGTCAGCTGCGCCTCGACGATCGCGCCGTCGGCGGTGAGCACGAAATTGCCGTCGCTGCCGGCGTTCGAATCCTCGATATAGTCGAGGTCGAGCACCGCCGTGTCATTGTGGAAGCCGCAGCTCACCGCTGCGACCTGGGTGCGGATCGGGTCGGCGCTGAGCTTGCCCATGATCCCGTCGACTGCAAGGCGAAGCGCGACCCAGGCACCCGAGATGGCCGCCGTCCGGGTCCCGCCGTCCGCCTGGATGACGTCGCAGTCGAGCACGATCTGGCGCTCGCCGAGCAGCGACAGGTCGGTGACCGCGCGCAAGCTGCGACCGATCAGCCGCTGGATCTCCTGCGTGCGGCCCGACTGCTTGCCCTTGGCAGCCTCGCGCGCGCCGCGGGTGTGGGTGGCCCTCGGCAGCATCCCATATTCGGCGGTGACCCAGCCCTGGCCCTTGCCGCGAAGGAACGGCGGCACCTTCTCCTCGAGGCTGGCGGTGACCAGCACCCGGGTCTCGCCGAAGCTTACGAGACAGCTCCCCTCGGCATGCTTGGTGAAGCCGGGCTCGAAGCTCAGGGTCCGCATCTGGTCGGGGGCGCGGCCGGATGGGCGCATGGGGTCATTCTCCTGATGATGGTTCGCGAGCGCCCTTACCGGATTGAGGGGCCGTGTCACACCTCCTACATGCTGCCCATGACGCCGCCGCTGCCCGAACTGACGACCCGCATGCGCGACATCTTCGGGCTGGTGGTCGAGGCCTATCTCGATCGCGGACTACCGATCGGGTCGAAGGCGCTTACCGGCTCGGTGAACCTTTCGCCCGCCTCGATCCGCTCGGTCCTGGCCGAGCTCGAGGATCGCGGGCTGCTCACCCATCCGCACACGTCCGCCGGTCGCATCCCGACGGAAAGCGGGCTTCGACTGTTCGTCGACGGGATCATGCAGGCGCATCTGCCGAGCGCGGAGGAACGCGCCGCGATCGAGCATCAGATGCGCGATCGGCCGATCGAGGAAGCGCTCGCTAACGCCACCGCAGCGCTGTCGGGCCTGTCGGCTTGCGCAGGCGTGGTGGTCGCCCCAAAGTTCGAGCGGCGCCTTCGCCAGCTTGCCTTCGTGCCGCTCGGCCCGGGACAGGCGCTCGCGGTGCTGGTCGCCGAGGATGGCAGTGTCGAGAACCGGGTGGTCGATCTTCCTCCCGGAATGTCGGCGCCCGCGCTGGCCGAGGTCGGCCAATTCGTTTCCGCTCGCCTGACCGGCATGACCCTCGGCGAAGCCGAGGGTCGGCTCCGGCTGGAGATCAAGGAGCGGCGCGAGGCGCTCGATGCCGCTGCTGCAGAACTGGTTGCGACCGGCCTTGCCGAGTGGCGTGACGATGGTCCGGCGAGGCCCGTTTTGATCGTGCGCGGGCAGGCAAATCTCCTCGACGAGGTCGCCGCACTCGACCTCGAGCGGGTGCGCAAGCTGCTTGACGAACTGGAAGACCGGCAGGAAATTGTCCGCCTGCTCGAAAGCGCCCGGGAGGGGGAGGGCTGCCGTATCTTCATCGGATCGGAAAACCGGATGTTCGCCTTGTCGGGTTCAAGCGTCATCGCCGCACCCTATCGGGGAGCGGAGGGCCGGGTGGTCGGAGTGGTGGGAGTCATCGGGCCGACTCGGTTGAACTATGCGCGGATCGTTCCCATGGTGGACTATACAGCGCAGGCACTCACCAGATTGATGGGATAGGAATGAACAAGCTTCACGAAGAGGCCGAGGAAATCCGTGCGGAGACCGCGGAGGATGCTCCCGAATTGCAGGAGCATGACCAGCTCGCCCAGCTTCAGAAGGAGCTGGAGGAGGCTCAGGCCAAGGCACTTTATGCCGCGGCGGAGATCCAGAACGTGCGCCGCCGCTCTGACCAGGAGCGACTGCAGGCGGTCGCCTACGCCAACACCGGCTTTGCCCGCGACATCCTGAGCGTGAAGGACAATCTCGATCGCGCCTTGTCGCATGTGCCCGAGGGTGCGCGCGAGGACGAGCGGTTCAAGGCCTTCATCGAGGGCATCGAGGCGACCTCGCGCGAGCTCGACTCGGTGTTCGCGCGCAACGGCGTGACCCGGATCGAGGCCAAGGGGCAGGCGCTGGATCCCAACAAGCATCAGGCGATGATCGAGATTCCGTCCGATGCGGAAGCCGGCACGATCATCGAGGAGATGCAGGCCGGCTACATGCTCAAGGATCGCCTGCTCCGGCCGGCCCTTGTCGGTGTCGCCAAGGCGGGCTGATCCCCTCCAGGCAGACCTTCAGAGGGGCGGCGCACTCACCCGAGCACGCCGCCCTTCTCGTTAGCGGCCGAACTTCTGCCGCAGGGTAATGCCGACTTCCCGCGGTCGCCCGATGTTGTAGCCGAGGCGAGCCCGCCCGCCACGTTCACGATCGAAGGACAGCAGCGCATTCTCATCGAACAGGTTGTTGGCGTAGACCTGCACGCCAAGCCCGCTGTCGAAGTCGATGCCGGCCGAGAGGTTCACCAGATCGTAGGCCGGCAGCAGCAGGTTGACCCGCGTCGTGCCGGTGCCCGAAGCCCCATTGAAGGGCAGCCCCGAAACGAAGACCCGCGGATTATTCTCTTGGTCGGCCGGCTGGGTGTAGCGATTGCCGACCCTCTGCCAGCTGGCGCTGACGAACCACTCGCCGCTGTCGCGCAGTCGCCCGCCGTAGGTGGCGGCCGCCGCGAACTGATATTTGGGGACGCTCGGAAGGCGATTGCCGTTGCGAATGCCGGTGGCCGCCGCGAGGTCCGACCGCAAGGTCGTGTCGAACTCGGCCTGGACCATTGATCCCGAGAAGCTCAGGTCGAGACCTTGGGCCGGGCGGACGTTCAACTCGGCCTCGAGACCGCGCGTGTGGGCCTTCTCGACGTTGAACACCACCCGGCTCGAGCAGCTTCCGGCATCCAGCGTCACCTGGAGGTTCTTGATGTCGGTGTAGAAGGCGGCGGCGTTGAACGTCACCGGACCCTTGCTGTACTTGACCCCGCCCTCGTAGTTCCAGAGCGTCTCGTCGTCATAGTTCTGGAAGCCGCCGAACAGCGCCTCGTCGGCGTCCGAGCAGAGCGGAAGGTTGAGCGGGTCATTGACCCCGCCGAGTCGGAAGCCTTTCGCCGCCTGAAGGTTCACGGTCAGATTGCGGTCGGGCTCCCAGGACACGATTGCTCGCGGGCTGAAGCCGTTGGAACTGGTCTTGTCGCCCAGGCGGCGGTCACCGTTGGCGAACAACCCACCCGAGATGAAGTCCCGGCTTTCCGAAAAGTCGTAGAAGCGGCCGCCGCCGGTCACCTTGAGCTGACCGAAGTCGTATGTCGCCTCGCCGAACACAGCCTTCTGCTTGATGTCGTAGGGCAGGTCGGCATTGTAGGGCGAATTGGCGGGGAAGCCGTTGCTGACCGCCGCCGAGGTCCCTGCGCCGAGGACGGCGTCGGTGGCGGCATCGTAGCCCGAGGTCGGGAGGCGCTGCGAGTAGCGACGATCAACCGTCGAATAGAAGCCGCCGACGACCCACTGGAACGGTCCACTGTCGGCTGAGGACAGGCGGACTTCCTGGCTCCACTGCTCAAGACCGGTGGTGTCGACCAGGTTCGATGGCAGGTTCACGGCCGCGGCCGGATAGCCAAGGTCGACCGAGACCGACCCGGTAAGGGCCGAGGCGTCACGGCTCACCAGAATGTCACGGTCGATGTAGCTGGTGATGGACGTGAGCTCGACCGGTCCGAAGTCCGCGCTTGCCGTGAGATCGAAGAGGCGGGTCTTGTCCCGGAATTTCTCTCGCAAGAGCAGATACTGCTCGCGCTCGTCGAAGGTGCGCGAAGGGGTGGTGAACGGATTTGAGTAAAGGTTGAAGATCTCCTGCCGGTTGAAGCCGTCGGCCTCAATCTCCTGCAGCACCACGCGCGGAGTGATGCGGATGGTTTCGACCGGCTGCCAGAGCAGCGACAATCGGACGCCCTTGCGCTGCCCGTCATTGACGTCCTTGCCCGCAGCAGGTCCCACCGCATCGACGAAGCCGGCGAACTTGGTCGCATAGCCGACCACGCGCAGTGCGGCAGTGGCGCCCAGGGGAACGTTGACCGCAGCCTTGAGGTGACCACCCTGATCGCCATCGGCGAGCGTGTTCAGATTGGCCTCGACCAGGCCTTCGGTACGACCGAGCCGGGGCTGGTTGGTGATGTAGCGGATGGTGCCGCCGACGGAGCCAGAACCGAACAGCGTGCCCTGCGGACCGCGCAGCGTCTCGACCCGGTTGAGATCGAACAGATCGAAGTCAGGCGTGAATAGCGACAGCGAGACGACGCTCTCGTCGAGGTAGACGCCGACCTGCTCCTTCACGCCCGGCTGGTCGCGGACGATCTGCCCGGCGGAGACGCCGCGGACGCTGACCTGGCTCTGCCCCGGCCCGAGGTTCTGCACCTGGAGGCCGGCGACGTTGCGGCTGATGTCCTCGATCGTACCCGCGTTGGCGCGCTGGATGTCTTCCTGCGTCTGGGCATTGATCGAGAAGGGGACGTCCTGCACCGTCGACGCGCGCTTGGTGGCGGTGACGATGATGTCTCCGAGTCCGCGCTCATCCTGATCAGGCGACGGGTCGGGGACGGTGGCGGTTGCAGCTTGGGCCTGGCTTTCCTGCGCGGTCTGAGCCGAGGCAGGAGCGACTAGCGCAATGCCAGCGGTGGACGCGAGCAGGGCGCGGGCGGCGAGAGAGTTCAGGCGCATGGTTCCCCCCAATGCAGTTGTGCAACCAAGCGTAACTTTTCAGCGCCGGAGCGGCGAGGGGAAGAGAGCCGCCACATGCTTTTCGTTACGGAGCTGTTGCAATCTGGCGACAGGAAGCCGGTCAGAAAGGAAGGATCGCCTCGATCTCGGGCAGGTCGGCGGCGCGGAGCGGCTTGATGCCACGCCGCTGGAGAAAGCCGTGACGGACGAGCTCCGCCTGCTGCTCCAGTCCGTAGCGGAGGAACGGACGGCCTGGCCGGTAGGAGTAGGCATAGCGGCAAAAGGGGTGTCGCATCAGCGGAAGATAGTATCTGCCGGCCCGCTGCGCCTGCCAGACATGGGTCATCTCGTGGATGAAGAGGCCCTGCAGATTCCACTCGGCGGTGGCGAAGTCCTCGCGCCAGTGCGCATCTTGGGGATGAAAGTGGATGTGGCCACATGGGGCCATGACGATGCCCTTGGGCTGGAACGGCCACCACTTGCGCCGGACAAGCCGCACCGACCCGTAATCGACGGCCTCACCGAACACCGAGCGGGCCATCTCGACCTCCCCGGTGGTCAGCGGGCGTTCAGGGCTGCTCGTCGTCATGGGTCGTGAAACTCTTGGCAAGCCATTGGAGCCTCGCTAACGCATCGGCAAAGACAACCTGAAGGGAAGAATGATGAGCGAGACTGCCGAGCGCGTGAAGAAGATCGTTGTCGAGCACCTGGGCGTCGAGGCCGAGAAGGTGACCGAGGAAGCGAGCTTCATCGACGACCTGGGCGCCGACAGCCTCGACATCGTCGAGCTCGTCATGGCCTTCGAGGAAGAATTCGGTGTCGAGATCCCCGACGACGCGGCGGAGAAGATCACCACCGTCAAGGATGCGATCGACTACATCGACCAGAATCAGGGCTAAGTCCCCGTTGGGGGCTTCGCCGAGGCGATAGGAACAGGCTCGGCGTCG
It contains:
- the rdgB gene encoding RdgB/HAM1 family non-canonical purine NTP pyrophosphatase produces the protein MTPVGPKLVIATHNEGKLREIRALVAPFGIECVGAAELDLPEPEETGTSFVANAELKARAAADLSGLPALSDDSGLSVDALNGQPGIHSARWAEDESGRRDFGHAMEKVEAALRAAGEEAGRDAHFTCALSLAWPDGRIESFEGKVFGHLVWPPRGDNGFGYDPVFVPHGHELTFGEMAPEAKHAMSHRAQAFEQLVAWLRT
- the hemW gene encoding radical SAM family heme chaperone HemW, whose protein sequence is MASDLALYIHWPFCVSKCPYCDFNSHVRDSIDQNAWRDALLADLAHEAALLPGRRLTSIFFGGGTPSLMHPVTAEALIASAKKHWEVDDELEVTLEANPSSVEAERFADLAAAGVNRVSLGLQSLDDNALRFLGRAHSAREGLAALDVAQRHFARVSFDLIYALPGQSAEEWRSMLGRALSLGTGHLSLYQLTIEPGTRFAALHAAGKLAPLDSDAAADLFELTAALTQAQGLPAYEISNHARPGEESRHNLTYWRYGDYVGVGPGAHGRRLGERTVRHRKPENFLSGMARNGHGMVEEAPLSPIEAADEALVMGLRLAEGIDPEAIADRFGLSQLLDRAAVERLVASGHLEWAGARLRTTPAGRLLLDTILGLVADPQLGGVTRSE
- the hrcA gene encoding heat-inducible transcriptional repressor HrcA codes for the protein MTPPLPELTTRMRDIFGLVVEAYLDRGLPIGSKALTGSVNLSPASIRSVLAELEDRGLLTHPHTSAGRIPTESGLRLFVDGIMQAHLPSAEERAAIEHQMRDRPIEEALANATAALSGLSACAGVVVAPKFERRLRQLAFVPLGPGQALAVLVAEDGSVENRVVDLPPGMSAPALAEVGQFVSARLTGMTLGEAEGRLRLEIKERREALDAAAAELVATGLAEWRDDGPARPVLIVRGQANLLDEVAALDLERVRKLLDELEDRQEIVRLLESAREGEGCRIFIGSENRMFALSGSSVIAAPYRGAEGRVVGVVGVIGPTRLNYARIVPMVDYTAQALTRLMG
- the grpE gene encoding nucleotide exchange factor GrpE — encoded protein: MNKLHEEAEEIRAETAEDAPELQEHDQLAQLQKELEEAQAKALYAAAEIQNVRRRSDQERLQAVAYANTGFARDILSVKDNLDRALSHVPEGAREDERFKAFIEGIEATSRELDSVFARNGVTRIEAKGQALDPNKHQAMIEIPSDAEAGTIIEEMQAGYMLKDRLLRPALVGVAKAG
- the rph gene encoding ribonuclease PH, producing the protein MRPSGRAPDQMRTLSFEPGFTKHAEGSCLVSFGETRVLVTASLEEKVPPFLRGKGQGWVTAEYGMLPRATHTRGAREAAKGKQSGRTQEIQRLIGRSLRAVTDLSLLGERQIVLDCDVIQADGGTRTAAISGAWVALRLAVDGIMGKLSADPIRTQVAAVSCGFHNDTAVLDLDYIEDSNAGSDGNFVLTADGAIVEAQLTAEGATFDEEGLLRLLRLARIGCGEIFEAQRRACGR